One genomic region from Rubinisphaera margarita encodes:
- a CDS encoding outer membrane protein assembly factor BamB family protein yields MLETFRPHLAQVRCSLSPMGRLAVIFALALTLPGSLMAAEGWTEFRGPNGTGIAPEADPPETWSESENVAWKTAIHGKGWSSPVVADGKVWLTTASEDGKEMFIVCVDAESGKILHDKLLFTNDEPREIHVTNSYASCTPVIEGDRIYVHFGSYGTCCLNTQTLEKYWERRDFPCHHWRGPGSSPIIYQNMLFVHYDGFDYQYIVALDKQTGETIWKKDRPDLFETDDGDQKKAYGTPAIFEIGGQDVLISPYAKATMAYDPQTGEELWYVRYEQHSTANRPLFDGKSIFIGTGFGKGSLIAINPEGAEGNVTESHVRWEQKRTMPSKPSQLLIDGRIYTIADKIGLASCLDASTGELLWQERIGGTFSASPIYAGGHIYFCDEDGKTTVVAPGETLTIVAENQLDQGCMATPAPVGKALFLRTKTDLYRLQATP; encoded by the coding sequence ATGCTTGAAACCTTCCGACCACATCTGGCGCAGGTTCGCTGCTCCCTGAGTCCGATGGGCCGCCTGGCTGTCATTTTCGCACTCGCTCTGACGTTGCCCGGCTCACTGATGGCTGCAGAAGGCTGGACCGAATTCCGGGGACCTAACGGAACCGGTATCGCTCCCGAGGCCGATCCTCCCGAGACGTGGAGTGAATCGGAGAACGTTGCCTGGAAGACCGCCATTCACGGCAAAGGTTGGTCGTCGCCGGTCGTCGCCGATGGCAAGGTCTGGCTGACCACCGCCTCCGAAGACGGCAAGGAGATGTTCATCGTCTGCGTCGATGCCGAGAGTGGGAAGATTCTGCACGATAAGCTGCTGTTCACGAACGACGAACCGCGTGAGATTCACGTGACCAACAGCTATGCCTCCTGCACGCCGGTGATTGAAGGAGATCGGATCTATGTGCACTTTGGCAGCTACGGCACCTGCTGTCTGAATACCCAGACGCTGGAGAAGTACTGGGAACGCCGGGACTTCCCCTGCCATCACTGGCGCGGCCCGGGGTCGTCTCCGATCATCTACCAGAACATGCTTTTCGTTCACTACGACGGCTTCGACTACCAGTACATCGTGGCTCTCGACAAGCAGACCGGCGAAACGATCTGGAAGAAAGATCGTCCGGATCTGTTCGAGACCGACGACGGCGATCAGAAGAAAGCCTACGGGACGCCGGCCATTTTCGAGATCGGCGGGCAGGATGTCCTGATCAGCCCGTACGCCAAGGCGACGATGGCTTACGATCCTCAGACCGGGGAAGAACTCTGGTATGTCCGTTACGAACAGCATTCCACGGCAAACCGCCCGCTGTTTGACGGAAAATCGATCTTCATCGGTACCGGTTTCGGCAAAGGGAGTTTGATCGCGATCAATCCCGAGGGAGCAGAAGGCAATGTGACGGAGAGCCATGTCCGCTGGGAACAGAAGCGGACGATGCCTTCGAAGCCTTCGCAGCTGCTGATCGACGGTCGAATCTACACAATTGCCGATAAGATTGGACTTGCCTCTTGCCTCGACGCCTCGACCGGCGAACTATTGTGGCAGGAACGCATTGGAGGCACGTTCTCCGCTTCACCCATCTATGCAGGTGGGCATATTTACTTCTGCGACGAAGACGGAAAGACAACGGTCGTGGCTCCTGGAGAGACGCTGACGATCGTTGCGGAAAATCAGCTCGACCAGGGATGCATGGCGACGCCTGCCCCGGTCGGAAAGGCTCTTTTCCTGCGAACAAAAACAGATTTGTATCGCCTTCAGGCCACGCCCTGA
- a CDS encoding outer membrane protein assembly factor BamB family protein, with protein sequence MRSRSMFMGLSVLALATASGCGKEDPLALTGTSNASEARSSSKAETPKEPAPSPGTASWPHWRGPDRDAISRETLDPSVFLGMPPIVWRYNVGTGYSAVSVADGRLFTMGHREGNEEETVWCLDAATGKLLWHLAYPCALLDHLHKGGPGATPTVDGKYVYVNSREGEVRKIEAETGKLVWMFDIREELNLPLPEWGLTCSPVIRGNEVILEAGSIFAIDKESGKLKWQTTAHMPGYGTPELFEFKGQSYAAALNNEGVTVVDLNKTTEVCFYPWESPYDTNSTTPLWKDGELFVSTGYNVGCGVLDFNGSELSVQWQNKSMRNHMNSCVLKDGWLYGFDGNSHNRRTVTLNCVNWETGETAWTVRDLGCGALMATQEHLIILSDQGELLLAEMTPDEFRELGRLEVLDEQCWTMPVLCNGFVYCRGADGGLACVDLNIQD encoded by the coding sequence TTGAGATCTCGATCAATGTTCATGGGATTGTCCGTCCTCGCCCTGGCGACCGCCAGTGGTTGCGGCAAGGAAGATCCTCTCGCTCTTACAGGAACTTCGAATGCTTCGGAGGCGCGATCGTCCTCGAAAGCTGAGACGCCGAAGGAGCCTGCGCCCTCTCCCGGAACGGCCTCGTGGCCGCATTGGCGGGGGCCGGATCGGGATGCCATCTCGCGGGAAACGCTCGATCCGAGTGTCTTTCTCGGAATGCCGCCCATCGTCTGGCGGTACAACGTCGGCACCGGATACAGCGCTGTCAGTGTGGCCGACGGGCGGCTGTTCACAATGGGGCATCGCGAAGGGAACGAAGAAGAAACCGTCTGGTGCCTGGACGCGGCCACAGGCAAACTGCTCTGGCATCTGGCCTATCCCTGTGCCCTGCTCGATCACCTGCACAAAGGGGGACCGGGGGCGACGCCAACTGTCGACGGGAAGTACGTTTACGTCAACAGCCGCGAGGGGGAAGTCCGGAAGATCGAAGCTGAGACCGGGAAACTGGTCTGGATGTTCGACATCCGAGAGGAGCTGAATCTGCCGCTGCCGGAATGGGGACTGACCTGTTCGCCCGTGATTCGAGGCAACGAAGTCATTCTGGAAGCGGGAAGCATCTTCGCCATCGATAAGGAATCGGGCAAGCTGAAGTGGCAGACAACAGCTCATATGCCCGGATACGGCACTCCGGAACTGTTCGAGTTCAAGGGGCAGTCCTATGCGGCGGCTCTGAATAACGAGGGCGTGACGGTTGTCGATCTGAACAAGACCACGGAGGTCTGCTTCTATCCGTGGGAATCGCCGTACGATACGAATTCGACGACGCCGCTCTGGAAAGACGGCGAACTGTTCGTCTCGACCGGCTATAACGTCGGCTGCGGGGTTCTGGACTTCAACGGCAGCGAACTGTCGGTGCAGTGGCAGAACAAATCGATGCGGAATCACATGAATTCCTGCGTTCTGAAAGACGGCTGGCTCTACGGATTCGATGGGAACTCGCACAACCGCCGCACGGTGACACTGAACTGCGTGAACTGGGAGACCGGCGAAACGGCATGGACTGTTCGCGACCTGGGCTGCGGTGCGCTGATGGCGACCCAGGAGCATCTGATCATTCTGAGCGATCAGGGCGAACTGCTGCTGGCCGAAATGACTCCGGACGAGTTCCGGGAGCTCGGACGGCTCGAAGTTTTGGACGAACAGTGCTGGACCATGCCCGTTCTGTGCAATGGATTCGTCTACTGTCGCGGCGCGGACGGTGGACTGGCCTGTGTTGATCTGAACATTCAGGACTAA
- a CDS encoding STAS domain-containing protein: MARHLRIFEVEKVPPCFYVTPAGQGASFRYADLQMETNTVRAMVADADAPLLIIDLHKMDYFGSEFIGSLILLGREKKLRGGKVAICAASPYMLEVLRNMSLFKLWPYYDTREEAVEALSA, from the coding sequence ATGGCTCGACATCTCCGCATTTTCGAAGTCGAAAAAGTTCCTCCGTGCTTTTACGTCACCCCGGCCGGTCAGGGGGCGAGTTTTCGGTATGCCGACCTGCAGATGGAGACGAACACGGTTCGTGCCATGGTCGCCGATGCGGATGCGCCGCTGCTGATTATCGATCTGCACAAAATGGACTATTTCGGCTCGGAGTTCATTGGCTCGCTGATCCTGCTCGGACGCGAAAAGAAGCTTCGTGGCGGGAAGGTCGCCATCTGTGCCGCCAGCCCCTATATGCTTGAAGTGCTGCGAAACATGAGCCTGTTCAAGCTCTGGCCCTACTACGACACCCGCGAAGAAGCCGTCGAAGCTCTTTCCGCGTAA
- a CDS encoding ABC transporter substrate-binding protein, whose protein sequence is MRSLRLLFGLALLVSLCSCSGEVPQPAREAGSSESAADHNEFTLIPVTLALNWLPEAEHGGFYAALSKCYYSDAGLDVEILPGGPDSPVIQRVATGRVTFGISNADRIVLGRAQQAPVVGLMAPLQHSPRCIVVHEASGIESFDQLKNVTLAMSDAPAFSHYLRKKLPLEDVKIVRSTGSLGQFLEDPRFAQQGYVFSEPIVAAEQGVKTRALMVSELGFDPYSSVLMTSESLIEEDPELVRKFVEASIAGWKDYLADPQPIHEQIQQANPEMPVAVMNAGFESLKPLCLNGSGEFTGTMTAERWQTLVRQLEELELVESGQGKPDDCYTLEFLKAAN, encoded by the coding sequence ATGCGCTCTCTGCGATTGCTGTTCGGACTCGCTCTGCTGGTCTCACTCTGTTCCTGTTCCGGCGAAGTTCCGCAGCCCGCCCGAGAAGCCGGATCCAGCGAATCGGCTGCCGACCATAACGAGTTCACGCTCATCCCGGTTACGCTGGCCCTCAACTGGCTGCCGGAAGCCGAGCATGGCGGCTTCTACGCCGCTCTTTCGAAGTGCTATTACAGCGACGCCGGTCTCGACGTCGAGATCCTCCCCGGCGGCCCCGACAGTCCGGTCATTCAGCGGGTGGCGACAGGACGCGTGACCTTCGGCATCTCCAACGCCGACCGGATTGTGCTCGGACGGGCTCAACAGGCTCCCGTGGTCGGCCTGATGGCTCCGCTGCAGCACTCGCCTCGCTGTATTGTCGTGCATGAAGCCTCCGGCATCGAGTCGTTCGATCAGCTGAAGAACGTGACTCTGGCAATGAGCGATGCCCCCGCGTTCTCACATTATTTACGCAAGAAACTTCCGCTCGAAGACGTGAAGATTGTTCGCAGCACCGGGTCTCTCGGGCAGTTTCTGGAAGATCCCCGGTTTGCTCAACAGGGTTATGTTTTCAGTGAACCCATCGTTGCCGCCGAGCAGGGGGTGAAGACCCGGGCTCTGATGGTCTCGGAACTGGGTTTCGATCCGTATTCGAGTGTGCTGATGACCTCAGAATCTTTGATCGAAGAAGATCCGGAACTCGTTCGCAAGTTTGTCGAAGCCTCGATCGCCGGCTGGAAAGACTATCTTGCCGATCCCCAGCCGATTCACGAGCAGATTCAGCAGGCCAATCCCGAGATGCCGGTCGCAGTCATGAATGCGGGGTTTGAATCGTTGAAGCCGTTATGTCTGAACGGCAGCGGGGAGTTCACCGGCACGATGACCGCCGAACGCTGGCAGACACTCGTGAGGCAACTCGAGGAACTGGAACTGGTCGAGAGCGGGCAGGGGAAGCCGGACGACTGCTACACCCTGGAATTTCTGAAGGCAGCCAACTGA
- a CDS encoding ion transporter codes for MNTEPEQTEIDPDEVLNRRERIPMDIDHDPFLGGRTLSPWQQKLNEIIFGVDTPAGRYFDVALLVAILISVMTVVLESVSGLQARFGLYFLALEWFFTILFTIEYLLRLSCVERPVRYARSFFGIVDLMSIIPTYAAIFIAGSQSFLVIRALRLLRVFRVLKIAHCLKESQYLWIAFRATQSKILVFLLVVLTLILIMGSAMYLIEGPKNGFTSIPKSVYWAIVTMTTVGYGDIAPQTVVGQTLAAVAMILGYGIIIVPTGVFSVEVIHASKTERHLDVPCTHCDLHQHETDALYCKHCGTVLPRAARLFELNRQSRLESE; via the coding sequence GTGAACACCGAACCTGAGCAGACCGAAATTGATCCGGACGAAGTGCTGAACCGTCGGGAACGCATCCCGATGGACATCGATCACGACCCCTTTCTTGGGGGCCGGACCCTTTCGCCGTGGCAGCAGAAACTCAACGAGATCATCTTTGGCGTCGATACACCGGCGGGGCGATATTTCGATGTCGCGCTGCTCGTGGCAATTCTGATTTCCGTGATGACCGTCGTGCTGGAAAGCGTTTCCGGTCTGCAGGCGAGATTCGGTCTGTATTTTCTGGCGTTGGAGTGGTTCTTCACCATTCTGTTTACAATTGAATATCTGCTGCGTCTCAGCTGTGTCGAACGGCCGGTTCGTTATGCCAGGAGTTTCTTCGGCATCGTCGATCTGATGTCGATCATTCCGACTTACGCGGCCATCTTCATAGCCGGAAGCCAGTCGTTTCTGGTCATTCGCGCGCTGCGATTACTGCGCGTCTTCCGCGTGCTCAAGATTGCGCATTGTCTGAAGGAATCGCAATATTTGTGGATCGCCTTCCGGGCCACGCAGAGCAAGATTCTCGTCTTTCTGCTCGTCGTCCTGACGTTGATTCTGATCATGGGCTCGGCCATGTATCTGATCGAAGGCCCGAAGAACGGCTTCACCAGTATTCCGAAGAGCGTCTATTGGGCGATTGTGACGATGACCACTGTCGGTTACGGCGATATCGCCCCGCAAACCGTTGTCGGGCAGACACTCGCGGCTGTCGCGATGATCCTGGGCTATGGCATCATCATCGTGCCGACCGGCGTCTTCTCGGTCGAAGTCATCCATGCTTCAAAGACCGAGCGGCATCTTGATGTGCCGTGCACGCACTGCGATCTGCATCAGCACGAGACCGACGCGTTGTATTGCAAACACTGCGGGACCGTGCTTCCTCGGGCGGCTCGATTGTTCGAGCTCAACCGCCAATCGCGATTGGAGTCGGAGTGA
- a CDS encoding site-2 protease family protein — translation MNDSRDRRTVQEILIFPDGQTVPVKDVEPRRVRRRRPVHTAYLWSLGLFIATCLSTWWVGERRYDDGFGYMVPVMAILLAHEMGHYLVSIFYRVPASPPFFLPMPISPLGTFGAVIVKPGGGEDRKKLFDIAIAGPLAGLVIAIPVCIYGAITAEPVPIADVPADDFQFIAPPLLKWIVDAVRGGWPPGMVLESAVLDAGWVGIFITALNLIPIGQLDGGHILYALLRKRAHAVAGALIFGALAYMFLSGNLSFILMLMLIIMMGPYHPPTADDYVPLGWFRVILGCITLPFIFIGFTPTPIAIGG, via the coding sequence ATGAATGACTCCCGCGACCGCCGTACCGTTCAGGAGATTCTGATCTTTCCTGACGGACAGACCGTCCCCGTCAAGGATGTCGAACCTCGACGGGTTCGCCGCCGTCGGCCGGTCCACACCGCGTATCTCTGGTCGCTGGGACTGTTCATCGCCACCTGTCTGTCGACCTGGTGGGTGGGGGAACGGCGCTACGACGACGGATTCGGCTACATGGTTCCCGTGATGGCGATTCTGCTGGCTCACGAAATGGGACACTATCTGGTTTCGATCTTCTACCGTGTCCCGGCTTCTCCGCCCTTCTTTTTACCGATGCCCATCTCTCCGCTCGGAACGTTCGGAGCCGTCATCGTGAAACCGGGTGGCGGCGAAGATCGCAAGAAGCTCTTCGACATTGCCATTGCTGGTCCGCTCGCCGGACTCGTAATCGCGATCCCGGTCTGCATCTACGGTGCGATAACAGCCGAGCCGGTTCCAATCGCTGATGTACCGGCGGACGATTTTCAGTTCATCGCCCCTCCTCTACTCAAGTGGATTGTCGATGCCGTTCGCGGCGGCTGGCCGCCGGGCATGGTTCTGGAGAGTGCCGTTCTCGACGCCGGCTGGGTCGGGATCTTCATCACCGCTCTGAACCTGATTCCGATTGGCCAGCTCGACGGTGGCCATATTCTGTACGCCCTGCTGCGGAAGCGGGCTCACGCGGTCGCCGGAGCGCTCATCTTTGGAGCCCTGGCCTACATGTTCCTGTCGGGCAATCTGTCGTTCATCCTGATGCTGATGCTGATCATCATGATGGGGCCTTACCATCCGCCGACAGCAGATGACTATGTTCCGCTGGGTTGGTTCCGCGTCATTCTCGGCTGCATCACACTCCCGTTCATCTTCATCGGGTTCACTCCGACTCCAATCGCGATTGGCGGTTGA
- a CDS encoding FAD:protein FMN transferase yields MADKERNKDLRPSRRDLLSGRAIRHSMERHGQELADALARDEKAAAFSSADTVRLTTRAMACEFSIILNPSEDRRQTITASDALDFVHPVEDQLTVYRDQSDLMRLNRDAINGPCSVDEELFELLELSLKLAEETQGAFTPAARALNLLWRECRARGDVPKESDVADAVHCSDCRKVVLDRTLQTVHLTDPRMGLDLSGIGKGHALDRIAAFLEQEELSNCLIHGGHSSIIARGSHRKAGGWPVGIRHPQFPQKRLATLMLEDRAFSASGSGVQFFRHQGKRYGHIFDPRTGWPVDHILSAVVTAPSAAVADALSTAFYVLPLEESLAYCERHPEITALIFPQPRSGQRLEPVSIHLDEDRLLWH; encoded by the coding sequence ATGGCCGACAAGGAGCGGAACAAAGATCTGAGACCGAGCAGACGCGATCTGCTTTCCGGACGGGCGATTCGACATTCGATGGAACGCCACGGGCAGGAACTTGCCGATGCGCTGGCCCGCGATGAGAAAGCAGCCGCGTTTTCCTCGGCTGATACCGTTCGCCTGACCACTCGGGCGATGGCCTGCGAGTTCTCGATAATTCTGAATCCTTCGGAGGATCGACGGCAGACTATCACGGCGTCGGATGCGCTCGACTTCGTTCATCCGGTTGAAGATCAACTGACAGTCTACCGGGATCAGAGCGACCTGATGCGGCTCAACCGTGACGCGATCAATGGGCCGTGTTCGGTCGACGAGGAACTGTTCGAACTGCTGGAACTCTCGCTGAAACTGGCCGAAGAAACACAGGGTGCGTTTACGCCCGCCGCTCGGGCCTTGAATCTTCTTTGGCGGGAATGCCGGGCGCGAGGAGACGTTCCGAAGGAATCGGATGTCGCGGATGCAGTCCACTGCAGTGACTGCCGCAAGGTTGTGCTGGACCGGACCCTGCAGACGGTGCACCTAACCGATCCGAGAATGGGGCTCGATCTGAGTGGGATTGGCAAAGGCCACGCGCTCGACAGGATCGCGGCGTTTCTCGAGCAGGAGGAGTTGTCGAACTGTCTGATCCATGGCGGTCACAGCAGCATTATCGCCCGGGGTTCGCATCGGAAAGCGGGAGGCTGGCCGGTCGGAATCCGACATCCTCAGTTTCCGCAGAAGCGGCTCGCGACGCTGATGCTGGAAGATCGGGCCTTCTCGGCCAGTGGCAGTGGGGTGCAGTTCTTCCGTCATCAGGGCAAACGCTACGGGCACATTTTTGATCCGCGGACCGGCTGGCCAGTCGATCATATTCTCAGTGCAGTCGTCACCGCTCCGTCGGCCGCGGTTGCCGATGCTCTGTCGACCGCGTTTTATGTCCTGCCGCTGGAGGAATCGCTGGCGTATTGCGAACGGCACCCCGAGATCACCGCGCTGATCTTCCCTCAACCCCGTTCCGGGCAGCGACTGGAACCGGTTTCGATTCATCTCGATGAAGACCGGCTTCTGTGGCATTGA
- a CDS encoding glycosyltransferase family 39 protein, with protein sequence MVDPSSSGSSPAAPERASFSLKPWQSLLLAFGWLAAFFLMFYSQVLPNAQALPDGTKWNRWMVWQYVPQILLDDFVPLRHADAPPAGLKFLPQRIPFLAIAVSIYLLAYCLGTGLFHSLGLKIKATGRAEWHTLSIATGLSLLSLVTLGLGLAGLLNRLVFQLVYLLILIFWTAMHSRANGGISAWYGRMKSWVLLQSHKWSQRQWTLKSPRLWTLLVVTPFLITIALGAMLPSTDFDVKEYHFGGPKEYFLAGQIQMLPHNVYTSFPFLTEMFTLTGMVLMGDWYWGAVAGKTILMGFAPLTAMIVYTILRRWSTPVAGYLGAIIFLTIPWTYRISIIAYTEGGLCLYVAATLLATLIAVDLLKKKPKPNRWLFVTGLLAGSAIACKYPGLISVTVPISLFLLAAYVVAVRNGKRTGRELAFGAGVFVLGTVVTFGPWMAKNLVETGNPVYPLAYSIFGGDDWDADLNEKWKAAHSPNQHRITHLFASVFDVFAVNDWQSPLVAGFGLIGLFVGFRERSIRWVGLYLAWLLFSWWLLTHRIDRFWVPLLPVAVCLAGYGAWWLFQRTRLGVVVFLAPALLYNFAFITTGLSGYNAYVTDLKAVREMTANITSPEVVFLNDLMEGKDGAVLSVGEAELFDATFPYHYNTVFDRSLFAEWTGVVNRDQPEGEWENRPAEEIREIFKKHHIRYVLVNWQEILRYRTSYKYTDFVTPDRFSALQEMGILDSALPDTFFLRDYRTLSETEQKEIERWAPELIEDFNGQKVFVTTQVFPVLPE encoded by the coding sequence ATGGTTGATCCTTCTTCCTCCGGTTCCTCGCCCGCTGCGCCGGAACGGGCGTCGTTTTCGCTGAAGCCCTGGCAATCGCTGCTGCTGGCATTCGGCTGGCTGGCCGCGTTCTTCCTGATGTTCTACTCGCAGGTGCTGCCCAACGCTCAGGCCCTGCCCGATGGAACGAAATGGAACCGCTGGATGGTCTGGCAGTATGTGCCTCAGATCCTGCTTGACGATTTTGTTCCGTTGCGTCATGCCGACGCGCCGCCGGCCGGGCTGAAATTCCTGCCCCAGCGGATACCGTTTCTCGCGATCGCGGTTTCGATTTACTTGCTCGCCTATTGCTTGGGAACCGGTTTGTTCCACTCGCTCGGGTTGAAAATCAAAGCGACCGGACGAGCCGAATGGCATACGCTCAGCATCGCGACCGGTCTGTCGCTCCTCTCGCTGGTGACGCTGGGGCTTGGACTCGCGGGGCTGCTGAATCGCCTGGTGTTTCAGCTCGTCTATCTGCTGATTCTGATCTTCTGGACCGCAATGCATTCCCGCGCCAACGGTGGAATCTCCGCGTGGTACGGTCGAATGAAATCGTGGGTGCTGCTGCAGTCGCACAAGTGGTCTCAACGACAGTGGACATTGAAGTCACCGCGATTGTGGACCCTGCTCGTCGTGACGCCGTTTCTCATCACCATCGCTCTGGGGGCAATGCTGCCGTCGACCGATTTCGATGTGAAGGAGTATCACTTCGGCGGGCCGAAGGAGTACTTTCTTGCCGGCCAGATCCAGATGTTGCCGCACAATGTCTATACCAGCTTTCCGTTTCTCACCGAGATGTTCACCCTCACCGGCATGGTACTGATGGGCGACTGGTACTGGGGAGCCGTGGCCGGAAAGACCATTCTCATGGGCTTCGCCCCGCTCACGGCGATGATTGTCTATACCATTCTCCGACGCTGGTCCACTCCAGTAGCCGGCTACCTGGGAGCAATCATCTTTCTTACGATTCCCTGGACGTATCGAATTTCGATCATCGCTTACACCGAGGGCGGTCTCTGCCTGTATGTGGCGGCGACACTGCTGGCCACGCTGATCGCGGTCGATCTGCTCAAGAAAAAACCGAAGCCGAATCGCTGGCTGTTCGTCACCGGACTGCTCGCGGGCAGCGCAATCGCGTGCAAGTATCCGGGACTGATTTCGGTCACGGTTCCGATTTCGCTCTTCCTGCTGGCCGCTTACGTGGTCGCTGTCCGCAACGGCAAACGCACCGGTCGCGAACTGGCGTTCGGAGCTGGGGTGTTCGTTCTGGGCACAGTGGTCACATTCGGTCCCTGGATGGCGAAGAATCTGGTGGAAACCGGCAACCCGGTTTACCCACTCGCCTATTCGATCTTCGGCGGCGACGACTGGGATGCCGACCTGAATGAGAAATGGAAAGCCGCCCACAGCCCGAATCAGCATCGCATCACGCATCTGTTCGCGAGCGTCTTCGATGTCTTCGCCGTCAACGACTGGCAGTCGCCCCTCGTGGCGGGCTTCGGGTTGATTGGCCTGTTCGTCGGTTTCCGCGAACGTTCGATTCGCTGGGTCGGTCTCTATCTCGCCTGGCTGCTGTTCTCGTGGTGGCTGCTGACGCATCGCATCGACCGGTTCTGGGTGCCGCTGCTGCCGGTCGCCGTTTGCCTGGCCGGCTACGGAGCCTGGTGGCTGTTTCAGCGAACCCGGCTGGGGGTCGTGGTCTTTCTGGCCCCCGCTCTGCTTTACAACTTTGCGTTCATTACCACAGGACTCTCCGGCTACAACGCCTATGTCACCGATTTGAAAGCCGTCCGAGAGATGACCGCCAACATCACCTCGCCGGAAGTCGTCTTTCTGAATGATCTGATGGAGGGGAAAGACGGAGCCGTGCTGAGCGTCGGAGAAGCCGAGTTGTTCGATGCCACCTTCCCTTATCACTACAACACCGTGTTCGACCGGTCCCTCTTCGCCGAATGGACGGGCGTCGTCAACCGCGATCAGCCGGAAGGAGAATGGGAGAATCGGCCCGCCGAGGAGATCCGCGAGATCTTCAAGAAGCATCATATTCGCTATGTGCTGGTGAACTGGCAGGAGATTCTGCGGTATCGCACGTCGTACAAATACACCGACTTCGTAACGCCGGACCGCTTTTCGGCTCTGCAGGAGATGGGCATTCTCGACTCTGCTCTTCCCGACACGTTCTTTCTCAGGGACTACCGAACACTTTCGGAAACCGAGCAGAAGGAAATCGAACGCTGGGCGCCGGAGTTGATTGAAGACTTCAATGGCCAGAAGGTCTTCGTCACCACCCAGGTCTTTCCAGTTCTGCCTGAATAA